One Glycine max cultivar Williams 82 chromosome 4, Glycine_max_v4.0, whole genome shotgun sequence DNA segment encodes these proteins:
- the LOC100500173 gene encoding HMG-box superfamily protein — translation MKGGKSKTESKRADAKLAVNKKGAATKTRKPAGKGKAAKDPNKPKRPPSAFFVFMEEFRKVFNKEHPDNKAVSAVGKAAGAKWKTMSDAEKAPYVAKSEKRKVEYEKNMRAYNKKQAEGPTGGDEEESEKSVSEVNDEDDDEEGSGEEEDDD, via the exons ATGAAAGGAGGAAAGTCCAAGACCGAATCTAAGAGAGCCGATGCCAA ACTTGCTGTGAATAAGAAGGGCGCCGCCACCAAGACTAGGAAACCCGCCGGAAAGGGGAAGGCAGCGAAAGATCCTAACAAGCCAAAGAGGCCTCCAAGTGCTTTCTTCGTTTTcat GGAGGAATTCAGGAAGGTGTTCAACAAGGAACATCCCGACAACAAAGCAGTGTCTGCT GTGGGCAAAGCTGCTGGAGCAAAATGGAAGACGATGTCTGATGCT GAAAAAGCACCTTATGTGGCAAAGTCTGAGAAAAGGAAAGTGGAGTACGAGAAGAACATGAGAGCTTATAACAAGAAACAG GCGGAAGGTCCTACTGGTGGGGATGAAGAAGAATCTGAGAAGTCTGTATCTGAGGTGAATGATGAGGATGATGACGAGGAAGGCAGTGGCGAG GAGGAGGATGACGATTAG
- the LOC100820530 gene encoding WUSCHEL-related homeobox 8, translating to MEAETSNGGGIGGLYVKVMTDDQMELLRQQISVYATICEQLVEMHKAVTTQQDLAGLRLGNLYCDPLMACSGHKITARQRWTPTPLQLQILERIFDEGNGTPSKQKIKDITIELGQHGQISETNVYNWFQNRRARSKRKQLTPAPNVVEPEVESPKEKKTRAEGFQVQPYENSSPHRIKDMYIQSPDIGFDQLLGKIEVASCYSSYFL from the exons atggAAGCAGAGACCTCAAACGGTGGTGGTATTGGAGGCCTTTACGTCAAAGTTATGACCGACGACCAAATGGAACTGCTCAGGCAACAGATTTCTGTCTACGCCACCATCTGTGAACAGCTCGTTGAGATGCACAAGGCCGTCACTACCCAACAGGACCTCGCAG GGCTGAGGCTGGGTAATTTGTACTGTGATCCGTTGATGGCATGCTCTGGACACAAGATAACTGCGAGGCAGCGCTGGACTCCAACGCCTCTGCAGCTTCAAATACTTGAGCGTATTTTTGATGAGGGAAATGGCACTCCGAGCAAGCAGAAGATCAAAGACATAACCATTGAGCTGGGCCAGCATGGCCAAATATCAGAGACAAATGTTTATAACTGGTTCCAGAATAGAAGAGCTCGTTCAAAGCGGAAGCAACTCACTCCTGCACCCAATGTTGTGGAGCCAGAAGTTGAGTctccaaaagagaaaaagactcgTGCAGAAGGCTTTCAGGTTCAACCCTATGAGAATTCATCACCTCATAGGATCAAGGATATGTACATCCAGAGTCCTGACATAG GATTTGACCAATTACTGGGTAAAATAGAAGTTGCAAGCTGCTACAGTTCTTATTTTCTTTGA
- the LOC100811115 gene encoding uncharacterized protein isoform X2 — protein sequence MGEVSESTMTKRKKKGRPSLLDLQKRSLKKEQQNHHQQRHNSTNVVPHDDDEDERKEKKHKLLVGLNSHLHHPTLLPNSQPFNSDPKRRKIIDPLQTDVKVPKATDSKQHGSQGESGPTTPLPDKKLLLFILDRLQKKDTHGVFSEPVDPEELPDYLDIIKHPMDFGTVRKKLDGGLYTDLEHFEKDVFLICSNAMQYNSSDTIYHRQARAMQEIARKDFENLRQDSDDDSEPQPKIVQRGRPPGKHSRKSLGLGMPPPERVGPESSSDATLASGGDIASGSNGYNLRKVPSKFQPTDSSARAYNSTFNSGGYVGWSEWENEFPASVVKAVLRYGKKQFVVDETRRDTYKNPVTLGNERPVLSTVEDEFKQLLAVGVHMKHSYARSLAHFAADLGPVVWKIAASKISSVLPAGHDFGPGWVSEDDGSSQRRHFPVCDEGRTSDPPVPEDYRSRFSSPSGSLPLANRPFYQSGDMAIDNYQNELNPVINIPGGSESITPMRIQQESMVHSDDFGSCDRLGSNFPSQMKMVRLADLTGTSSAGVVPQMFDMDPISNRIVHTNVDSSFKGQHLSKLSQLDSGNLLSREPGFEPQSWPQGLAGKSSWQGLEVPTKQNSFALANDLNGRIGTTNSPSSNVEAGSQLQPNLALQL from the exons ATGGGCGAGGTATCTGAAAGTACCATgacgaagaggaagaagaagggacGCCCCTCTCTTTTGGATCTTCAAAAGCGATCTCTCAAAAAAGAACAGCAAAATCACCACCAGCAGCGACACAATTCAACCAACGTTGTTCCCCACGACGACGACGAGGACGAGCGCAAGGAGAAGAAGCACAAGCTCTTGGTTGGTCTCAATTCCCATCTCCACCACCCAACATTATTGCCCAATTCCCAACCCTTCAATTCCGATCCCAAGAGGCGCAAGATTATTGACCCTCTCCAAACG GATGTGAAGGTTCCGAAAGCGACTGACAGTAAACAACATG GTTCGCAGGGAGAGTCCGGTCCCACTACGCCTTTGCCAGACAAAAAGCTCTTGCTGTTTATCCTTGACAGGCTTCAAAA AAAGGACACACATGGGGTGTTCTCTGAGCCAGTGGATCCAGAAGAG CTTCCTGATTATCTTGACATCATTAAACACCCGATGGATTTTGGAACTGTCAGGAAGAAATTGGATGGGGGGCTATATACTGACTTGGAACATTTTGAG AAAGACGTGTTCTTGATATGCTCTAATGCAATGCAATATAATTCCTCAGATACCATTTACCATCGACAG GCCCGAGCCATGCAAGAGATTGCAAGGAAAGACTTTGAGAATCTTAGACAAGATAGTGATGATGATAGTGAACCACAGCCCAAAATTGTGCAGAGAGGAAGGCCACCAGGCAAGCACTCAAGAAAGTCACTGGGACTGGGTATGCCTCCTCCTGAGCGTGTTGGTCCTGAATCTTCTTCTGATGCAACTCTGGCTTCTGGCGGGGATATTGCTAGTGGTTCCAACGGTTATAATCTAAGAAAAGTACCCAGCAAATTTCAGCCCACAGATTCATCTGCGAGGGCCTACAACAGCACTTTTAACAGTGGAGGGTATGTTGGCTGGTCTGAATGGGAGAATGAATTTCCAG CTTCTGTTGTAAAAGCTGTGCTAAGATATGGAAAGAAGCAGTTTGTGGTTGATGAAACCAGGCGTGATACTTACAAAAATCCAGTGACTTTAGGAAATGAACGACCGGTGTTGTCCACAGTTGAAGATGAATTCAAGCAACTTCTTGCA GTAGGTGTACACATGAAGCATAGCTATGCAAGAAGTCTAGCCCATTTTGCTGCAGACCTTGGTCCTGTTGTTTGGAAGATTGCTGCAAGTAAAATCAGCAGTGTTTTGCCAGCAGGACATGATTTTGGTCCTGGATGGGTAAGTGAAGATGATGGTTCGTCACAGAGGCGACACTTCCCAGTTTGTGATGAGGGTAGAACTTCAGACCCTCCTGTACCAGAGGATTATAGAAGTAGATTTTCTTCTCCATCTGGATCGCTCCCCCTTGCAAATAGACCATTCTATCAAAGTGGAGACATGGCTATAGATAATTACCAAAATGAGTTGAATCCAGTAATCAACATTCCTGGTGGGTCTGAATCCATAACTCCTATGAGGATTCAGCAGGAATCCATGGTGCACTCTGatgattttggttcatgtgATCGGTTAGGTTCTAATTTCCCATCTCAAATGAAGATGGTAAGACTTGCTGATCTAACTGGGACTTCGAGTGCTGGAGTTGTTCCTCAAATGTTTGACATGGATCCCATAAGCAACCGCATTGTGCATACAAATGTTGATTCTTCTTTTAAGGGTCAGCACTTAAGCAAATTAAGTCAATTAGATTCTGGTAATTTATTGTCACGGGAACCTGGATTTGAGCCACAAAGTTGGCCTCAAGGGCTTGCTGGAAAATCATCTTGGCAGGGATTGGAAGTTCCCACTAAACAGAATTCTTTTGCTCTTGCTAATGACTTAAATGGAAGGATTGGAACTACAAACTCACCCAGTTCCAACGTGGAGGCTGGTTCCCAGTTGCAGCCTAATTTGGCATTACAGCTCTga
- the LOC100811115 gene encoding uncharacterized protein isoform X1, whose product MGEVSESTMTKRKKKGRPSLLDLQKRSLKKEQQNHHQQRHNSTNVVPHDDDEDERKEKKHKLLVGLNSHLHHPTLLPNSQPFNSDPKRRKIIDPLQTDVKVPKATDSKQHGSQGESGPTTPLPDKKLLLFILDRLQKCVSCSSLICFFPLPFSFSFFLSWLFDVLYCSQPSCRKDTHGVFSEPVDPEELPDYLDIIKHPMDFGTVRKKLDGGLYTDLEHFEKDVFLICSNAMQYNSSDTIYHRQARAMQEIARKDFENLRQDSDDDSEPQPKIVQRGRPPGKHSRKSLGLGMPPPERVGPESSSDATLASGGDIASGSNGYNLRKVPSKFQPTDSSARAYNSTFNSGGYVGWSEWENEFPASVVKAVLRYGKKQFVVDETRRDTYKNPVTLGNERPVLSTVEDEFKQLLAVGVHMKHSYARSLAHFAADLGPVVWKIAASKISSVLPAGHDFGPGWVSEDDGSSQRRHFPVCDEGRTSDPPVPEDYRSRFSSPSGSLPLANRPFYQSGDMAIDNYQNELNPVINIPGGSESITPMRIQQESMVHSDDFGSCDRLGSNFPSQMKMVRLADLTGTSSAGVVPQMFDMDPISNRIVHTNVDSSFKGQHLSKLSQLDSGNLLSREPGFEPQSWPQGLAGKSSWQGLEVPTKQNSFALANDLNGRIGTTNSPSSNVEAGSQLQPNLALQL is encoded by the exons ATGGGCGAGGTATCTGAAAGTACCATgacgaagaggaagaagaagggacGCCCCTCTCTTTTGGATCTTCAAAAGCGATCTCTCAAAAAAGAACAGCAAAATCACCACCAGCAGCGACACAATTCAACCAACGTTGTTCCCCACGACGACGACGAGGACGAGCGCAAGGAGAAGAAGCACAAGCTCTTGGTTGGTCTCAATTCCCATCTCCACCACCCAACATTATTGCCCAATTCCCAACCCTTCAATTCCGATCCCAAGAGGCGCAAGATTATTGACCCTCTCCAAACG GATGTGAAGGTTCCGAAAGCGACTGACAGTAAACAACATG GTTCGCAGGGAGAGTCCGGTCCCACTACGCCTTTGCCAGACAAAAAGCTCTTGCTGTTTATCCTTGACAGGCTTCAAAAGTGTGTCTCTTGTAGTAGTCTTATTTGTTTCTttcctcttcctttttctttttccttttttttaagttgGCTATTTGATGTTCTGTACTGCTCACAACCTTCTTGCAGAAAGGACACACATGGGGTGTTCTCTGAGCCAGTGGATCCAGAAGAG CTTCCTGATTATCTTGACATCATTAAACACCCGATGGATTTTGGAACTGTCAGGAAGAAATTGGATGGGGGGCTATATACTGACTTGGAACATTTTGAG AAAGACGTGTTCTTGATATGCTCTAATGCAATGCAATATAATTCCTCAGATACCATTTACCATCGACAG GCCCGAGCCATGCAAGAGATTGCAAGGAAAGACTTTGAGAATCTTAGACAAGATAGTGATGATGATAGTGAACCACAGCCCAAAATTGTGCAGAGAGGAAGGCCACCAGGCAAGCACTCAAGAAAGTCACTGGGACTGGGTATGCCTCCTCCTGAGCGTGTTGGTCCTGAATCTTCTTCTGATGCAACTCTGGCTTCTGGCGGGGATATTGCTAGTGGTTCCAACGGTTATAATCTAAGAAAAGTACCCAGCAAATTTCAGCCCACAGATTCATCTGCGAGGGCCTACAACAGCACTTTTAACAGTGGAGGGTATGTTGGCTGGTCTGAATGGGAGAATGAATTTCCAG CTTCTGTTGTAAAAGCTGTGCTAAGATATGGAAAGAAGCAGTTTGTGGTTGATGAAACCAGGCGTGATACTTACAAAAATCCAGTGACTTTAGGAAATGAACGACCGGTGTTGTCCACAGTTGAAGATGAATTCAAGCAACTTCTTGCA GTAGGTGTACACATGAAGCATAGCTATGCAAGAAGTCTAGCCCATTTTGCTGCAGACCTTGGTCCTGTTGTTTGGAAGATTGCTGCAAGTAAAATCAGCAGTGTTTTGCCAGCAGGACATGATTTTGGTCCTGGATGGGTAAGTGAAGATGATGGTTCGTCACAGAGGCGACACTTCCCAGTTTGTGATGAGGGTAGAACTTCAGACCCTCCTGTACCAGAGGATTATAGAAGTAGATTTTCTTCTCCATCTGGATCGCTCCCCCTTGCAAATAGACCATTCTATCAAAGTGGAGACATGGCTATAGATAATTACCAAAATGAGTTGAATCCAGTAATCAACATTCCTGGTGGGTCTGAATCCATAACTCCTATGAGGATTCAGCAGGAATCCATGGTGCACTCTGatgattttggttcatgtgATCGGTTAGGTTCTAATTTCCCATCTCAAATGAAGATGGTAAGACTTGCTGATCTAACTGGGACTTCGAGTGCTGGAGTTGTTCCTCAAATGTTTGACATGGATCCCATAAGCAACCGCATTGTGCATACAAATGTTGATTCTTCTTTTAAGGGTCAGCACTTAAGCAAATTAAGTCAATTAGATTCTGGTAATTTATTGTCACGGGAACCTGGATTTGAGCCACAAAGTTGGCCTCAAGGGCTTGCTGGAAAATCATCTTGGCAGGGATTGGAAGTTCCCACTAAACAGAATTCTTTTGCTCTTGCTAATGACTTAAATGGAAGGATTGGAACTACAAACTCACCCAGTTCCAACGTGGAGGCTGGTTCCCAGTTGCAGCCTAATTTGGCATTACAGCTCTga